The window TTACGAAGGCGCTCGCTGAAAATGATCTTGACAGGGCCGGTGAACTTTCAAAAAAACTTGGCTGGAGTCCCGAAGAGGAAAAAAAGTGCTCTACCGTGAGTAATGTGACAGGAGAGCCTGATTTCCTTACACTCGGCATGGCGCTTCATAAAAAAGCGGATGAGCTTGTAGCCGCAGCAGGAGCGGGTGATAGAGACAAGGCGCTGCTGCACCTTTCCGAGCTGATTGTTAACTGCAATAATTGTCATTACAGGTTCAGGCATTAATCCTGATTACTCCAATCTATTTATTAAAAAAGGGGGGAATGGAGTATGTCTCTCCAGCGGGCATTAACGAATACCCCGGCATGTAAATCAATGTAAGGCCCCGATGAACTATTTTCATCGGGGCATATCAATAAATACTCACCTGCTGCAGACCAAAAATGGTTCGCATTGCTGCTCACAAGATAAGTTATTTAAACTTATCTGATGCTGGACCTTGTTCTTTTTTTTGTGTTAGACTGATAACTATAAAGAAATTTAAGGAGAGTAAAAGTGGGAGAAGAACTACCCTTTGATGAATCTGAAAGTGCAACCCTTAACTCTCTTAAGAGTGAAGTTCCTCCGCTGTTCAAGGTTTTAATGCATAATGATCATTATACAACCATGGAGTTTGTTGTAAAAGCGCTTGAACAGGTATTTCGCAAATCGCAAACGGAAGCGAATCGAATTATGCTTAACGTACACCTTAAGGGAAAAGGGCTATGTGGAATCTATCCCTTTGAAATAGCTGAAACAAAAGCAGAAAAGGTTCACTCTATGGCGGCGGAAGAAGGTTTCCCTCTCCGTTGTTCCGTAGAGGAGGCTTAAGGAGAAAATCGTTATGTTCAGCCAGGAACTGCAGATTACCTTTTCTCTCGCTGTAAGCGAAGCCAAAAGACGCCATCATGAATATTTGACGCTGGAGCACTTTCTCTACGCCTCCATTCATGATGATTCCGGCATTGATGTTATCATTTCATGCGGTGGTGATGTGGAAGTGCTGAGGGAAATGCTGGAAGACTTTTTTGATAATCATCTTGAAACCCTTCCTGATGACAAGGAGTATATGCCGGAGCAGACAATGAGTTTGCAGCGGGTGATCCAGAAAACCGTTCTTCATTTGCAGTCTTCCGGCAAGGAAGAGATAGAGATCGGCGATATGATCGCGGCCATGATGGAAGAGAAGAAC of the Deltaproteobacteria bacterium genome contains:
- a CDS encoding ATP-dependent Clp protease adaptor ClpS; protein product: MGEELPFDESESATLNSLKSEVPPLFKVLMHNDHYTTMEFVVKALEQVFRKSQTEANRIMLNVHLKGKGLCGIYPFEIAETKAEKVHSMAAEEGFPLRCSVEEA